In Hermetia illucens chromosome 1, iHerIll2.2.curated.20191125, whole genome shotgun sequence, one genomic interval encodes:
- the LOC119658287 gene encoding uncharacterized protein LOC119658287 isoform X2 gives MSSKPQPPAIPNFGELIEPFLDGKKLVSYESEYFTAPGDNYGSTIFKVVATVQNANGTEKTNLDLIAKLLPENEFFRQMFQPERTFRTEKHCYMKIAPDFIRLQKEAGLSDNEMTNVFAKCYGGRISLKKNADKVDSGAALILDNLATAGYVMGDRLKGFDYETTVVIIRDLARFHATCVAYRTKYPEEFEKYSKSFLKPFAVDHALPEDMRTQMIEDNLNIMKNLPGVNDELFEKIKIAFSLSDEHVNNLEPRPDSLFTAIAHNDFWTNNMMIRYDAQGKPLDMKMVDFQIATYDSLIHDLVFFLALSVQTDIMKTKFDDFVEQYYNQFITWLERLGCDTTNYSFEKFDEELHQIAVLQFQHVVVMHRVLSLRKDKLPEDQLTDVDLLMNTENFAHNYFDKLHDIIKLFEEKHFFRE, from the exons ATGTCATCTAAGCCACAGCCGCCAGCAATACCAAACTTTGGAGAACTAATCGAACCTTTCTTGGACGGAAAGAAGCTGGTGTCCTACGAGAGTGAATATTTTACAGCACCTGGGGATAATTATGGTAGCACAATCTTCAAAGTGGTGGCAACAGTCCAGAATGCAAATGGTACCGAAAAGACAAATTTGGATCTGATCGCCAAACTGCTACCAGAAAATGAGTTCTTTCGGCAAATGTTTCAACCTGAACGCACCTTCAGAACTGAAAAGCATTGCTATATGAAAATTGCCCCGGATTTTATTAGACTTCAGAAAGAGGCTGGACTTTCGGATAATGAAATGACAAATGTTTTTGCAAAGTGCTATGGTGGACGAATATCTTTGAAAAAGAATGCAGATAAAGTCGATTCAGGAGCGGCTTTGATACTTGACAATTTGGCTACCGCTGGCTATGTAATGGGAGATCGCTTAAAAGGATTCGACTACGAAACTACGGTGGTTATTATCAGAGATTTGGCTAGATTTCATGCAACTTGTGTTGCTTATCGAACGAAATATCCTGAGGAGTTTGAAAAATATTCTAAGTCATTTTTGAAACCATTCGCTGTGGATCATGCTTTACCGGAAGATATGCGCACTCAGATGATTGAA GATAATCTCAATATCATGaaaaatttgcctggagtgaatgaTGAACTGTTTGAGAAAATTAAGATTGCCTTCAGCCTATCCGATGAACACGTCAATAATTTGGAGCCTCGTCCAGACTCATTGTTTACAGCGATTGCTCACAATGATTTCTGGACAAACAATATGATGATCCGTTATG ACGCACAAGGAAAACCATTAGATATGAAAATGGTCGATTTCCAAATAGCCACTTATGATTCTCTAATACACGACCTTGTGTTTTTCCTAGCTCTCAGTGTGCAAACTGATATTATGAAGACAAAATTCGATGATTTCGTGGAGCAGTATTATAACCAATTTATAACATGGTTAGAGCGTTTGGGATGTGATACTACCAATtatagttttgaaaa ATTCGATGAAGAACTTCACCAAATTGCAGTTTTACAATTTCAACATGTCGTAGTCATGCACAGAGTCCTTTCTTTGCGAAAAGATAAACTTCCCGAGGACCAATTAACGGATGTGGATTTACTCATGAATACGGAAAACTTTGCGCATAATTATTTTGATAAATTGCATGATATTATCAAATTATTcgaagaaaaacatttttttcgtgAATAA
- the LOC119658287 gene encoding uncharacterized protein LOC119658287 isoform X1 yields the protein MSSKPQPPAIPNFGELIEPFLDGKKLVSYESEYFTAPGDNYGSTIFKVVATVQNANGTEKTNLDLIAKLLPENEFFRQMFQPERTFRTEKHCYMKIAPDFIRLQKEAGLSDNEMTNVFAKCYGGRISLKKNADKVDSGAALILDNLATAGYVMGDRLKGFDYETTVVIIRDLARFHATCVAYRTKYPEEFEKYSKSFLKPFAVDHALPEDMRTQMIEDNLNIMKNLPGVNDELFEKIKIAFSLSDEHVNNLEPRPDSLFTAIAHNDFWTNNMMIRYDAQGKPLDMKMVDFQIATYDSLIHDLVFFLALSVQTDIMKTKFDDFVEQYYNQFITWLERLGCDTTNYSFEKFDIELHRVAIVQLEHIATMHKVLSMRKDKLPDVLDMDGTQMFDKNLLHDNFYDKLWNIVELFQEKGFLSTQLSTHF from the exons ATGTCATCTAAGCCACAGCCGCCAGCAATACCAAACTTTGGAGAACTAATCGAACCTTTCTTGGACGGAAAGAAGCTGGTGTCCTACGAGAGTGAATATTTTACAGCACCTGGGGATAATTATGGTAGCACAATCTTCAAAGTGGTGGCAACAGTCCAGAATGCAAATGGTACCGAAAAGACAAATTTGGATCTGATCGCCAAACTGCTACCAGAAAATGAGTTCTTTCGGCAAATGTTTCAACCTGAACGCACCTTCAGAACTGAAAAGCATTGCTATATGAAAATTGCCCCGGATTTTATTAGACTTCAGAAAGAGGCTGGACTTTCGGATAATGAAATGACAAATGTTTTTGCAAAGTGCTATGGTGGACGAATATCTTTGAAAAAGAATGCAGATAAAGTCGATTCAGGAGCGGCTTTGATACTTGACAATTTGGCTACCGCTGGCTATGTAATGGGAGATCGCTTAAAAGGATTCGACTACGAAACTACGGTGGTTATTATCAGAGATTTGGCTAGATTTCATGCAACTTGTGTTGCTTATCGAACGAAATATCCTGAGGAGTTTGAAAAATATTCTAAGTCATTTTTGAAACCATTCGCTGTGGATCATGCTTTACCGGAAGATATGCGCACTCAGATGATTGAA GATAATCTCAATATCATGaaaaatttgcctggagtgaatgaTGAACTGTTTGAGAAAATTAAGATTGCCTTCAGCCTATCCGATGAACACGTCAATAATTTGGAGCCTCGTCCAGACTCATTGTTTACAGCGATTGCTCACAATGATTTCTGGACAAACAATATGATGATCCGTTATG ACGCACAAGGAAAACCATTAGATATGAAAATGGTCGATTTCCAAATAGCCACTTATGATTCTCTAATACACGACCTTGTGTTTTTCCTAGCTCTCAGTGTGCAAACTGATATTATGAAGACAAAATTCGATGATTTCGTGGAGCAGTATTATAACCAATTTATAACATGGTTAGAGCGTTTGGGATGTGATACTACCAATtatagttttgaaaa ATTTGATATTGAGTTGCATAGAGTTGCAATAGTTCAATTAGAACACATTGCCACCATGCATAAAGTGCTTTCAATGAGAAAGGACAAACTTCCGGATGTCCTAGATATGGATGGGACACAAATGTTCGACAAAAATTTGTTGCACGATAATTTTTATGATAAATTATGGAATATTGTAGAACTGTTCCAAGAAAAAGGGTTCTTATCAACTCAGTTGTCTACGCACTTTTAA